The DNA window agtgaagcgtgattcttcacttcagagaacgcatttccactgctctagagtccaatggcagctagctttacaccacttcagccgatgcttggcattgcgcatggtgatattaggcttatgtgcggctgctcggccatagaaacccatttcatgaagctcccgacaaacagttattgtgctgaagttgctttcAGGGGCAgattggaactctgtagtgagcgttgcaaccgaggacagactatttttacacgctatgtgaatcagcacttggcggtctccttctgtgagcttgtgtggcctgccatttcgcggctgagccgttgttgctcctagacatttccacttcacaatatcagcacttacagttgactggggcagctctagcagggcagaaatatgacaaactgacttgttggaaaggtggcatcctatgactgtgccgtgttgaaagtcattgagctcttcagtaaggccattccactgccaatgtttgtctatgtagattgcatgactgtgtgctctattttatacacctgtcagcaacgggtgtggctgaaatagccgaatccacatacactacatatacaaaagtatgtagacactggtttggtgctgaAGATggggttgaaaagtggtggaattgccctttaaccAAACTACTAACCTTATGCTTTACATTAAATATCAAAAATCTAATTGCCCAACATAATATCCCTATTACATGTTCCTCAGGTAACATAAATGAAGTTACATTCGGGGAAGGAGTTAGCGCCATCTTCAGTGACCGGAGAACAGGTATGCAACATTTTGACCTTTTAGACAGATGCCATTTCACCACAAGATGACACTGATGTTTGGTCTGACTAGTTTTTTCTTCTTCATAGGGTCAAAGACTGGAGAAGAAGGACGTGTCCTTCAATTGATCTCACCTGATCAGCAGTAAGtacttattttttttatcaaagtAAGCTTTAAACCATATAATGGTCGGAATGTTTAACCTAATTCATTTCTTGTGTTTTCAGAACTCCAGTGCCAAGGCAATGGAACGTGCAGTCCCCACTCAATCAAAAAAGAACGAGACAAATACATCAGTAGCTATTTCTTCATGTTCTCTTCTGTCTATACTGAACACACTTGATGTCCCATGTAAAATTGTATtgatattttctttatttttgtaaatgAAAATCCAGCACCCATGTCAGAATATTAGAAGTGAGTTTTATTAATCATTAACATACGGTTCAAGAATTCTCAGAGGATTTGTACCAGGCCCGAGATGGGCGTTACATTAGTTTGGTTCAGAAAAATCATGTTCTCAATCAAATAAACGTGTAAACGCTTGAACCTTCACATGATTTCAACGCCAACCTCAAGTATTGGAGAAATTAGAGGCAGATTATCAATACTGGATAGCTGGAACCTCATCAACCTTGGATTGGAGGAAAAGCGTGATTGGCAGTCAGTATTTGGCTTAGCTAGCCCCAACCATAGAACATGTATTGTAATTTCTTTCACTGTGTATTTAAAACTACATATTGCCGGTTTTGAAGAGGGCTGTTTAAAAATATCTTATTTTCAATGCCTTGGAAGTTGCCAGTGTTttctggcctttatggtaaaTGTAGGCTGCATGCTTTAGTGTTTCTCCATCTATTTAATCCGCTAACAAACTTTGTGTATATTTTCTTATTTGTCTTTACTCTACCAAAAATAATTCCCACTATTTAGGCACTATTGCATAATACATCTCTATTTCTACTCCAATGGAAAAAGTGTAATCCTTTAAAACAATGCTAAAAGAAAATAATCTATTTACAGAACGAAGCAGATATGTAAAAATGATTTGGGTGGGGAAAATGTTCCATTATTCTTAATGTCATCATTCCTCTCAAACGCCGTTCGTAGAGTATTAAACATGCAATTCAGGTTTTTGTGCATTTTGCAGTATTGTGATTGAGAAATAccttttaaaataaaatgttaaaatgtgTTAGATGGCATAAAGCTGATCTACTGTTGTAATGGCAGAAGGCACTTAAGAGGAATGAGCTTTATCAAAGTACAAATGAAAACCTTAAGTACctgttttgtaaaaaaatgttttgcatctGCATTAATTGGTTTCACCTAGCAATTACTCTATCTTGTAATGTTTTGTAACTCTTGGATATAAATTcatttggggaaatgacaaaTGACAAACATCTTAGGTCATTTACTTGAAATTCTATGTTTTTTTGCCTGGTGTAGAGAAGATTGTTCAGTGTAAAATGTCCTATGTGCAAACATTAGGCAGATCGTCTCTACCATGACCATGTATTTTTCAAACCATGGGAAGAGTTTCATATTGCCTCCTTgggggcacacacacaaacagttatCTATATACAATTTTTAGCCAACATAAACCCTGTATTACAAATACTCAATGTATTCCCGAcatacagcaacaacaaaaaactggaCAATATATTCAATATATACAAGATAAACTCAAGCATAGAAGGACACTTAAAATCAAGGATATGCAGCACTGATTGTATACAGTATTTCCCAGCTTTTGGCTGGTACTCATTGAAGCCTTTTACTGTCCAAGACACTATCTACAAACAACATTTCACTTTCAATATTAACATGGAAATCCCAACCTTAAATAAAATATGTAAGACTGTTCTAGAACCAAACCTTTATGGTAAAACAAGTCATTTAGTGATTTGGTGGGTGGAGGAGGGTAGGAAAGGTGAACATTTTACAGCTGAATTCTGAGTGGTTGGAACTTATTTTTCCCACAACCAAATAAAAAAGTATGCTAGtattttacaaatatttaaaaaagtaaACCTTTATCTATAGGCATTTCAAAATATATTCCATCAAAAATAGTCTGACAAATTTTGCTGatagaaaaaaaaaagttatataaATGACAAAGGTTTGAAGCACATGTTTAAAGTAGAAATATGTCATGTTAGATTTTCTTCAGAGCTTAACTAGATGTTTTTCCCCTCCTGGCAGAACATCTTACATAAATGCTTTTCCCCAGCAGATAGTGTTAACCTTATTGAAACATGCTATAACTTTAACGTAAAAATCTCCATAATTTAGCAAAAATAAGTTGTTTGGTGATAAAAAGGTCAACAAGCGGGTTTCAATACTTATGTGTCTGTAACGATGGTTAATAGTTCTATATAGATTTGTGAAAACTTGTCACCTTTGGCAAACTTGAATTGTTTCAGACGTGCAGAGAGCTCAAGGCACATACTGtggcagctcactggtcatcTCACACACTTAGTGAGTTCAGTCCAAAGTATCACACCTTTCCCTTCCATGCCCTTCGTCTTCAGATGACAAATGAAGATTTGTGTCGGAAGTCGCCCTAGAATAAAAAGGGAAGAGCAAGTAAGAAAAAGTTGGACTGCCTTTTTTAAAATATTTCGTTTTTTTCTTTACGCACCTCATCCTCTGTCCTGACGTAGTCCACTCCGTCTCCTTTCGCTGGGGCTTTGTAACTGTCAGACACAATGGAGACATGATCAGAAGACATTTGTTGTtgcaaaaacaacacatttctagTAAGAATTGTTCCATGCATGTTATAAAACCATATGCTGTGAGTTGACCAGGTCAAGTTGTGAAGTCAAGGCTGTTCATAAGGTCTAAATCGGCAAATGTTAAACCTCAATGAGCCATGACCCATTGCCGACGCCGCTCAAGAGGAAGTCTCACTCACTTGTTTCCTGTCTGTTTCTGGCTGACGAAGTAGCCTCGCTTGTACGCACAGCAGATGCCCACTGTTATACACaatagcaccaccaccaccaccagcactcCCAGGATGATCCCGGCAATATTGATGTTATCTGGGGAGAAACAACAGGAAGAATGAAGAATTTATGTTGAGGTATCTTCAACTGGCTCTTTATGAAGGAAATACCGGACTACTGGAATAACATGCTTCAACATGTAGGTTTGGgcgatatactgtatactggggTATTTAAAAAATACCGACAGTGTGATTTTCAATACTGTTTAACCCATTGCTTATAACTAAGTTAAGTAAACTATATGAAATATAAGATGTGTCAAATAAATTatatccagctcagggctccagctatgcatttggtttgctaccTTGCTAGTGGTtagatgtcaagatcaagcttcttggttacagcagagacattcaatcccctcctggatcaagatccctgttgaCTAAATTGTTTTGTGCTTGTTTTTATTTATGTCATCCCCTGTGTGTGCAAATTCATTAATACCgtataccccagtatggtacagaaacggtatgaaaatctagataccgcccaaccctagtGTGTTGTGTAACTTGTATACAACTGTGTCAGCTGTCAAACAGACTTACAGACTTCCATCGTCTGCGGTCCACATTCTGAGTGACCCGCGTCGTTCTTTGCTCGGCAGAAGTACTCTCCTGAGTCGTCCTTTCTGACAGCACTGAATTTCTGAAGAGGAAAACCCAACAACAGTATAACCGGTGTCCTTTTGTTCTGGTGTATGTACAGATGCTGTAAAATATATTGGCACCCGTGGCACTTTACAATGGTACAATGGAGTGCAGTGTTCAGAATGTTCAGTTTTTTCTTTTAaaaactggctgactggctatgTTTAACCTGGGCACCTGCAAACTCACCACAGTTGAGAAATTACACAGTAAATGCAAATCATTGCCTCCAACCAAATTAATTAGAATTTAGAAAACTGTTGTCCATGCTATTTTTGGACTTTGTAGTGAAACATTTTAGTTTAAATTATTAGTTGTTTTGGTCCTATGCAGTTGTAAATCAAACAAATGCACATGTAAAAACATACAGTTTTTCAAATGTCAACTTATTTTCGAAGAAATAGTAAATCCTGCAAGTGTGCCAATATATTTTACTGCATGTGGTAAAGTGCCAGTTTATAACGAGGTCCAATTGGGATTAGGTGGAACTGTCACCAAAATGAGTTGTGATGAGCTTTGATGTTCAACAGATATCCCTTCAGTTTTCGTATGCTGTCTCCCATCACATTTGAACCCAGGCTAATGATGTCTTGTCCTCTAATTCTAGTCCTGTTGATAGTTAGTTGGCTTTTGGTTAGTTGGATACGAAACGCAGATTTGGCACCGTAAACTGGTGGTCTTCAAGTAAAAGGGGCCGGTGTAGCATGTAATAGGGTGTGACTCTCTGGAAGTATGTCAGTGACAGCCAGGCCAACCTTTAGAGGCTAGTGTGAAGGTTGAGTGGAGAGCCTGGGGGGCGAGCCATTGACTGTGTCTGGCTgagcaggggagagggagttCAGGAATGTGCCAACGAGGACTGCAAATTCCCCTCATGCCTCAATCCCCTGTGCACCATCAACTGTTTTCCCAAAATATCCACACCTACCCCCACAGCCTCACCCTGCCCTAGAGTCCCCTTCCCTCCCAGTcctcacacaaaaacacacacttacCAGGGTTCCAGTTTCGGCGTTGAGCATGTAGGAGGAGTTGAAGAACTTGGGGCTGGTCTTGGGATCATCGGGGATCTCCTCCTTGTTGCGGAACCACTGGTATTGAGACTTGGGGAAACCTTCATCCTCCACGCAGCGGAGCTCCGCCGCCTTCCCCACAGGCACCGATTTGGGGACAGCACATTTCGGCACCACTGGCTTCACTGTGGACACAAACACATATTCAGCAATGGCAACATTCAGCATCTGAACGTGTCAAATCAGCACAACCCATGATACACATTCGGTTATAGTTACTAGGCCAATGAATGACCTCTGAGAATGGGTACGCGTCTTTTGCCCCGTGCCAAACCCTGTCAACTAAACACACGGCACTTTCCATCTTTAGCGATGCTATTTAGCGGGGATGCAGTTTCAGAGGTTTCCCTATATAGCCCAGAACACGCCTTTGCGGCAGGGACAGGCCAGTCACAACGCATCCTCATACGTGTGCCAAAGAGTTGGCCTGACCTACAAACAAGTTTCAGCTTACAGCATTGAAAGTAGTAACCTCTGAGGCTGTTTGTAGGGACAATGAGTATGTTCATTGTGTTTTGTATGTTATGAAGCATAACTTCCAAAAGCAACAAGGTTTAAGACTAAGAGCAAATATTTTGGCAGTGAAATTATGAGATGCATTAAAGAACTGCATCGCAAATGACTTGGCAAACATGCAATTTCAGCGAGGTAGTGGCAATTCTTCCTTCCCCAAACATGCCATTTCAGTCATAGCCACAGGGTGATGTATCTTTGTGTTGGTGTAAAGTCTTAAATTTGTTCTGGCTTCAATAGTATACCAGTTTACTTTGGTAATACAACTAATACTGTGATTATGGTGCAAAAAGCTAGTGGTGTGTTGAGTAGATGTGAGTTGAAGTGGCTGATATACCTACCTCTTATGACAAGGTTGATCAAAATCTCATCAAAGGTTTTCTGGTCAATTGGGGCGGTGACTTCGCAACGATAACTGGCTGAGTCTGATCTTGTGGCATTGGTTATCACTAATGTTGCAGGCTCTCTGATCCTTGCTCTGCCCTCCAAATCTCCTgcaggagaaaaaaaaacacactaaGTTCCCGCTGATTTAATACAGACATAATTGATGAGTATAAAACAGAATTATTAGTCAGAACTGCTGTTTGTAAAGCAGGAATTATTTGTTTCTGTAAGATGATCAGATATTTTTTTTGTCCCTTTGTGTCACTTTGATATTGATATTAGTGAAGATGACATTGACAAAGCACTCAATTGAGTCTGTTACCTGAGATCTTCTTCTCAAAGTAGACATAACTGGGCTCCCCATCCTTAATTTTCTTCCATTCGATTCTGGGGTCGTTTGTGGAGATGGACTCTATCAAACAGGACAATTCGATAGCTACCAGACGAGAAGAGAGGAAATTAGATGCAAGGCTTTCAAAATGAAGAACCAAAGGATTGATGTTGTTTGGTGGTTGTGGTTCTTTAGTGTCAAGTCAAAGTCAAGCACATCGGTGTATTCATTACGACATCTCTATTGGCTCTTACATTCAAACTCGTTGGCCCACGGCGCATCATTCGTTGTTTTCAGAATCACTGCCAACACGTTGAAGTAACCTGCAAAacaggaaagaggaggaagaaacATAAGTCTCACAGTCACACGAACTTTGCCATCACACTGATGATCTCACAAACTACGTGCGAGCTGTGCCTGTTTGCCGGGCTATGGTTGGTGAGCTCGCTGTTACGCCCCCATTAAGGTTGTTTCTAACCAGTTAGCTCATCCAAAATTCCAGAAACTAAATTAATATCAATCCCCTCACTCCCAGTCTACCACCCCACCCAGACGCATTCTTCATTCTTCCCAGTGTACCATGGCCTGGATCTGTTACCTTCCATTTTTAGTCTGGCGGGGCGAACCGACGTGGACTTAAGGGGGGGCACAGTTTCTACGCACTGTGAGTAATTGTGCAGGGAGGCGCATGCCCTTCTCGGCGCGAGCTCTCCCATGCCAGTGGCAGCCTAGCAGCCTGCCcggcccatctctctctctccctctctgggccTGACGCGAGTGCCCATGTGGCAGTAATGGGCCATGGGAGTGGGCACTGCTGAATCATCCCGACAGGCCATTCCTCCACACATGCATACCAACCCAGTCACACAACCATGAATAGTCTCCCTGAGACTCAGATGATGCTTAGGCTCAAGTAGCTGCTGGTCAGGGTCACAGAGGCTTGGTCAGTTAGCTTGAGTGAACTGCATGTCAGTGTGAATGAATGTCCTActagggatagttcacccaaattacaaattgacatattggtttccttaacctgtagggccgggacgataccagtatcgctaTATTTTTTCCATGGAAAAAAATGCAAACATGAAGCAGACCTTACTCTTTGGTCTGTTAAAAACCTCCTATATGAATAATATTGTGTGctgtagcttggaaaataaatacatgtgactctggatgacaacataatgctTGTTttcaacattagggctgtttttcaaAAAAAGTTCAATCTgcttcgtgttttgtttccttgccacgatactaacgagtatcgcgatactggtatTGTCCCGACCCTAggaagcagtctatggacaaggtgtgccagcaatccatgctttagtttagtttccctggcactgtttccaaatTCCATTCAGGACATGGTGCCAATATTAGCATTTTTCACACATCGTATTCAAATCATTTGTAAGTGACTTTGTGGAGCTTTACTATCAATTTTAGATGCTTtcggatgatttggacatgatgcaCCAAATATGCTAATATCGGTACCATGACTTGAATGTGACTTGTGCCACAAAACAGTGCTAGAGAAACTAAACCAAATAATTGAtttctgtcataccttgtccatagactgcttacagggtaaggaaaccaagtGTGATCTGTGTGAACTATCCCTTTTTATTTCCTGCATTGTGTGCCACTCCCCACTGCCAACCCCTAACTTTACTGTTCCATTATATTAGATTGTTTCTCCTGGTGACGCACTTTGACTGAGGCCAGTGGCTACTTCACCTGACTGAAACCAATAACCAACTCCAACTCTGTGGGCGTTTTCATTAAGTGGTTACCTCCAGGAACCTTACTGATCCAGTAACCCGGCTTGGCGCCCCATTGCGTCCCAGCTCCCCATCCCTGTCTAAAGAAAGAGGCCTAAGTGCCCCTGTCCATTAAAAAGACAGGAGCACATTTAGAGCCTTTTACCGGCTGAGTTCACCGGGACTCTGCTGACACAATGAATTAGCAAGACCCCACACAGTTCTTTCACACAATAAGGCGAGTCTGCGACCTGAAGAGACAAGTCTGTCTGAAAGCATAAGGTTACAGATCCTTTGGTAGACCTTTCCCCAGGAAACTCTCCTCACACCCAGGCATTAGTAGGTGTATTTCCTGTCCCCCTCACCCTGGTCCTGCTAAGTCAATGTCAGTCTCATACCAGTTCCCTGCTAACTATCCAAAGCACGCATGGGTGTGGGAGCTGTTTGGGGTCGTCCTCTAAAGCAGACTGGGTAAGCTGCTTACCCTAAGGTCTCTGAGATCGTTACTAGACCACAGCTTGTTTACCTTATGTCGTCAGTTTAAACAACAGGCTATACATTGTCCCACGGGCTGAAAAAGGCGAATATTCACCCGCTTAACTTAATATAAGATGAAACATTTAATGAAATGTGAAGTTCAGGAGTGGGAGTGATGGAAAGGAAGGACTATAAGTAACTCTTTAGTGTAGGCCTTCAAAGCTTTAATGTTCCCCATTGCTAATGTTAATTGCTATGAATCTTTAATAGCAATATTTTGGGTTTTGTCTCTCGAGATGTGATCCATTTCATACAGTTCTAGTTAAACAAAGACAACACAAGTTAGGCCCTGAGAGTAAAAAGTTCTacatttatatatgtatatacagtggcaaggaaaactatgtgaaccctttggaattacctggatttctgcataaattggtcatcaaatttgatctgatcttcatctaagtcacaacaatagacacacatagtgtgcttaaacttaataacacacaaattattgtatttttcttgtctatattgaatacatcatttaaacattcacactAGGTTGGAAAAAgcatgtgaacccctaggctaatgacttctccaaaagctaattggagtcagaagtcagctaacctggagtccaatcaatgagacgaggcTGGAGATGTtagttagagctgccttgccctataaaaaacacaaatttgagtttgctattcacacgaagcattgcctgatgtgaaccatgcctcgatcAAAAGATATCTCagaagattaagaattgttgacttgcataaagctggaaagggttacaaaagtatctaaaagccttgatgttcatcagtccactgtaagacaaattgtctataaatgtagaaagttcagcactgttgctactctccctaggagtggccgtccaacaaagatgactgcaagagcacggttcagaatgctcaatgaggttaataagaatcctagtgtcagctaaagacttatagaaatctctggaacatgctaacatctctgttgacgagtctacgatacgtaaaacactaaacaagaatggtgttcatgagaGGACAcgacggaagaagccactgctgtccaaaagaaaactgctgcatgtctgaagttcgcaaaagtgcacctggatgttccacagcgctactggcaaaatattctgtgggcagatgaaactacagtttagttgtttggaaggaacacacaacattgtgtggagaaaaaaggcacagcacaccaacatcaaaacctcatctcaactgtaaagtatggtggagggagcatcatggtttggggctgctttgctgcctcagggcctgaacagcttgctatcatctacggaaaaattaattcccaagtttatcaagaatTTTTGcgggagaatgttaggctatctgacCGCCAATttaagctcaacagaagttgggtgacgcaacaggagaacgacccaaaacacagaagtaaatcaacaacagaatggcttaaacagaagaaaatacgccttctggagtggcccagtcagagtcctgacctcaacccgattgagatgctgtggcatgacctcaagagagaacttcacaccagacatcccaagaatattgctgaactgaaacagttttgtaaagaggaatggtccaaaattcctcctgacatTTGTGCAGGTCTGagccgcaactacagaaaatgcttggttgaggttattgctgccaaaggagggtcaaccagttattaaatccaagggttcacatactttctccACCCTGATTGtgaacgtataattgtttgtgtgttattagtttaagcagactgtgtttgtctgttgttgtgacctagatgaagatcaaatcacatttttgaccaatttatgcagaaatccaggtatttccaaatggttcacatactttttcttgacaCTATACAAACTcaggaaaaaaataaatgtcccttttcaggaacctgtctttcaaagataattagtaaaaatacaaataacttcacagatcttcattgtaaagggtttaaacactgtttcccatgcttgttcaatgaacatgcacctgtggaatggtcattaagacactaacagcttacagacggtaggcaattaaggtcacagttatgaaaacttaggacactaaagaggcatttctactgactctgaaaaacaccaaaagaaagatgcccagggtccctgctcatctgcgtgaacatacCTTacgcatgctgcaaggaggcatgaggactgcagatgtggccagggcaataaattgcaatgtccatactgtgagatgcctaaggcagcgctacagggagacaggatggacagctgatcgtccttgcagtggcagaccacgtgtaacaacacctgcacaggatcgggtacatccgaacatcacatctgcgggataggtacaggatggcaacaacaactgcccgagttacaccaggaatgcacaatccctcaatcagtgctcagactgtccgcaataggctgagaggctggactgagggcttgtaggcctgttgtaaggcaggtcctcaccagacatcaccagcaacaacatcgcctatgggcacaaacccaccaccgtcgctggaccagacaggactggcaaaaagtgctcttcactgacgagtcgcggttttgtctcaccaggggtgatggtcggattcgcgtttatcatcgaaggaatgagtgttacaccgaggcctgttctCTGGAGCGAGATCAATTTGCAGGTGGATGGTCGGTCATggcctggggcggtgtgtcacagtatcatcagactgagcttgttgtcatttgcaggcaatctcaacgctgtgcgttacagggaagacatcctcctacctcatgtggtacccttcctgtcggctaatcctgacatgaccctccagcatgacaatgccaccagccatactgcttgttctgtgcgtgatttcctgcaagacaggaatgtcagtgttctgccatggccagtgacgagcccggatctcaattccattgagcacgtctgggacctgttggatcagagggtgagggatagggtcatttcccccagaaatgtccaggaacttgcaggtgccttggtggaagagtggggtaacatctcacagcaagaaccggCAAATatggtgtagtccatgaggaggaaatgcactgcagtacttaatgcagctggtggccgcaccagatactgactgttattttGTTTAAGGACACATTAtt is part of the Oncorhynchus clarkii lewisi isolate Uvic-CL-2024 chromosome 10, UVic_Ocla_1.0, whole genome shotgun sequence genome and encodes:
- the LOC139418154 gene encoding junctional adhesion molecule 3B-like, with amino-acid sequence MYGQTEHCIDSKMALTRLACILVLLSTHCYFNVLAVILKTTNDAPWANEFESIELSCLIESISTNDPRIEWKKIKDGEPSYVYFEKKISGDLEGRARIREPATLVITNATRSDSASYRCEVTAPIDQKTFDEILINLVIRVKPVVPKCAVPKSVPVGKAAELRCVEDEGFPKSQYQWFRNKEEIPDDPKTSPKFFNSSYMLNAETGTLKFSAVRKDDSGEYFCRAKNDAGHSECGPQTMEVYNINIAGIILGVLVVVVVLLCITVGICCAYKRGYFVSQKQTGNNYKAPAKGDGVDYVRTEDEGDFRHKSSFVI